A DNA window from Iodobacter ciconiae contains the following coding sequences:
- a CDS encoding alpha-amylase family glycosyl hydrolase, with protein sequence MKNTLDAATKQMASQIIYQIFPERFAIGGGLSSGAKLAQAAYSNPDVVKQGWDDTTLGQPWGMQFFGGDLDGIRDHLDYLGELGVTGVYLTPVFTAPSNHKYDAVDFFAIDPMFGGEPALLRLIEALHAKGMSLTLDAVLNHVSDSHPWFLAAKAGDAGKRDWFSFSDDGAYLCWQDYGLMPELNLSNPAVRDILYRKPDSLVQHWLAKG encoded by the coding sequence ATGAAAAACACCCTGGATGCCGCCACCAAGCAAATGGCTAGTCAGATTATTTATCAGATTTTCCCTGAGCGTTTTGCTATTGGCGGCGGGCTTTCAAGCGGGGCCAAGCTTGCACAAGCGGCGTATTCAAATCCTGATGTGGTTAAGCAGGGTTGGGACGATACAACACTAGGCCAGCCCTGGGGCATGCAGTTTTTTGGAGGAGATCTGGATGGTATTCGGGATCACCTGGATTACCTTGGTGAGCTGGGCGTGACCGGGGTGTATCTGACACCGGTATTTACCGCTCCGAGCAATCATAAATATGATGCGGTTGATTTTTTTGCGATTGATCCGATGTTTGGCGGCGAGCCGGCCTTGCTGCGGCTGATTGAGGCATTACACGCCAAAGGCATGAGCCTGACGCTGGATGCAGTGCTCAATCATGTGTCCGACAGCCACCCGTGGTTTTTAGCAGCCAAGGCGGGGGATGCAGGTAAGCGGGACTGGTTTAGTTTTTCAGATGATGGTGCTTATCTTTGCTGGCAGGATTATGGCCTGATGCCGGAATTGAACCTAAGCAACCCCGCTGTTCGCGATATTTTGTACCGTAAGCCAGACAGTCTGGTGCAGCACTGGCTGGCTAAGGGATAG